CCAAAATCACGATATCTTCCTGATTTTTAATCATCTCTCTGAACTGTTCGGGCTCAACATAAGCTCCAGTTCTCTTTCGAGGATTGATGTGCGAAAGGCTTGAATGCACTATTTCAGGCTTATGCCTCACATTTAACTTTTTGAAGGTATGCTCAGGATGAAAATCCTCTTTGAAATCAGTATCCGCAAAACGAGAGTCCGCTTTTACCCTTTTCATATACTCGTCTACATTTTCAGTGCTTCCTGATACCGTACCGTTTAATCCTTCCTTTGAGACAATAATTCTCCCTCTTAAGTCCAGCTCCAAACACATCAAATGATGCTCATCTCTAAACAGATCAGGATTCTCAATCTCTGCGTAGCAGTAATAAAGTATTACTTTGTAATTATTTTCTGTATTGTCCATAATCTCCTCCTTAGTGTAAATAAGGTGATTTTATATTTGTAATTAATTATTTTTCAATCGTTTGAGCAGGATTTCCAAAAACAGTCTCTCCGTCTTTGACATCTCTAATTACTACTGAGCCTGCCCCAATGTTTGCTTTCTTGCCTATTTTTACTCCTGATACAACAGTGACTCCGGAACCGATAAAAGTTTCATCTCCAACTACAACACCACTATTCAACTGTGAACCTGCACCAACTTGTACATAGTCTCCAAGCTCTACATTATACTCAATTAAAACACCTGAGTGTATCAAGCAATGATTTGGTACTTTCGAATACGCCCCCAAAACAGCTCTTGCGTTAACGAAATTTCCATATCCTAAATGCGCTGAATTCGAGACAATTGCCTGGGCATGAATTGCATTTGCGGGCATTGTTTTTCTACGGTCATTTAGCATTTTAGTGATCTTTTTTCGTGCCTTCATATTGTCTTCCGCCACAAAAGCATCACACTTTTTGCCAATGTATTTTAAATAACCATCATCATCTGTTTCTCCTAAAACAGATACGAAATCAATCTCAGTCCCATGCATCTCCTTGTCATCATCCAAAAAGCAATAAATTTCAACATTATTACTTTTAAATATTTCAGCAACAGATGGCCCTATTCCTTTAGCTCCTAAGATTATTACTGGTTTTTTATCCATATTTGATTTTTAGAATTGCAAAGTTAAGGCTAATTAATGCCTTGCGCAATAAAGCGCTTCCTATTTTAAGTTAACTTTATATTTATTTAAGGTCATCAAAACTAATAACCACAAAAACGGCATATATGCCACCTCATACCGAATTAAAGTCCCAAAATTGGGTGTTGCTAAAGATAGGACTGAAGATAAAATTGACGAATAAATAAGAATAGCTATCCCCCACCATTTTTCAGTTTGATTAAATTTCATTTTAAAAGAAAGGAAACTTGCAATAAGAACTAGAACAGTAAAAACTCCCTTCTCTATAGCCCACAGCATGGAAAAGGCATTGAATGATTCCCAAACCAACGGCCTGAAAACACCAGTGAACCAAGCCAAAGGAAGGTTCTTTATAAAAAATAAAATGTTATTTTCTGTATTTTGAAAATGAATAATAGCGACAGACGAATTTCTAGCTATTACATCGTGACTAATTCGAACCAATTCAAAAAATCGACCGCTATTAAAAACGGGATGCATAAGAGCCATACCTAAACCACCAATGATCAATAGGGCCAAAAAGAGCGCTATTTTCGTTCGAAATCTGAATTTGCTCAAAAAGTTAGATTGACTAAAAAAAAGTGCTAAACATAATATAGGAATCAATACAATTGGGACATAATATTTTACTTGCCAAAGAACTAAAAGACATACCAAGATTGGCATCGAATAAATCCAGTTCTTGTAATTATTTTTCCACATTAGAACAGCATATCCTAAACCATAAATCGACATAGTCATTAGGCTTTCTTTCAACAAACCTGAACTCCAAAATGTAATGGAGGGAATAAAAAGCAAGGCAACATAAATAGCACGTTTCTGCATTCTGCAACATTTTCCCAATTGATAAGCAAAACCCCACGTTGCTAAACCCGAAAAGAAACTTAAGTAAATACTCATAGTGAAATAATTACCTTGTGAAAAAGCATATAAAAAACTAATGCATCTTACAAAGAAGAAAGTTCTTGGCTCATATTGAGCGGAGAATTCGGCTAATGATAAATTCAGAGGGGAGAATCCTACCCATGAAGAAAAGGAAATTCGATCTCCGTGGAAATATTGGAAAAGGACTTCAGCCTGCTCGTAAAAGTAAATAGTATCACCAATCCCCCCGTAAAATGACCAATACAAAAAACCAATTAAGATGCCACAACAGATTTTTAGAAGAGAAAAAGTGAAAAACACCATTTTATCATCACCATTCGCTGTTTTTCGATATATCAAAACAAAAATTGTAGATATAAGCAAAATATGAAAGAAAACTGTCATCATGCTTTCAAAATGGATAAGCCGATGCTGCAATCCAGACATTTTTTGGGTTGGCAATAATCATTATGAAGTTGAATCATGGCTTGTGAATCAAATGCTGATGTAATCTCTTCCCCTAAGTCAGAGAATTTTTTGGTAATATAATTCTTTTCAGCCTTTATGCCATTTAAAAGTTGAATGGCTTTATCCATGTATTTTTCTTCTCCAACGCTATTAGCATACAGTGCTAATAGTGGTGGAAGGCAATTTATAATCAGCGTTTTAATAGAATTTTCACCCAATTGCTTTTTACGAAATTTGCTTTCCTTATCAAATTGATAATGGTTCAACCAGTAATCAGATACCTTAACCTTCATTCGTTTTTGGATAGACTTTAAATTCAGATCAATTACAAAAGAATCGAATATCGAAGGGAATATATATAAAATCTGAGCTAATTCTGCCAATCTG
This is a stretch of genomic DNA from Marivirga harenae. It encodes these proteins:
- a CDS encoding acetyltransferase translates to MDKKPVIILGAKGIGPSVAEIFKSNNVEIYCFLDDDKEMHGTEIDFVSVLGETDDDGYLKYIGKKCDAFVAEDNMKARKKITKMLNDRRKTMPANAIHAQAIVSNSAHLGYGNFVNARAVLGAYSKVPNHCLIHSGVLIEYNVELGDYVQVGAGSQLNSGVVVGDETFIGSGVTVVSGVKIGKKANIGAGSVVIRDVKDGETVFGNPAQTIEK